The following are encoded together in the Streptomyces rapamycinicus NRRL 5491 genome:
- a CDS encoding bifunctional DNA primase/polymerase: MTHRTATRRVHLLAAALAAAARGWHVHPLRPGGKGPALHGERACPHTGECADGHVKWEQRATTDPDRIRAAWSAGAFNVGIATGPSGLVVVDLDVPKEKDGKGGSDAPCGATSFAALCERAGQPVPLTYTVRTPSGGLHLYYATPPGTHLRNSARTLAPNVDTRAWGGNIVAAGSTTPHGAYEVINDAPVTELPGWLLHQLQTPPKPTTAPAPLAIPGEATRRATVALEREAAAVSGTSEGGRNNRLLTGARAMGRFVAWSEITRNVVEEAFQAAGEAAGLSPAECRTTIRSALDWSIRTARPREAA, from the coding sequence ATGACCCATCGCACCGCCACACGGCGAGTACACCTGCTCGCCGCCGCTCTGGCCGCCGCCGCACGCGGCTGGCACGTCCACCCGCTCCGCCCCGGCGGCAAAGGCCCCGCGCTCCACGGCGAACGCGCCTGCCCCCACACCGGCGAATGCGCCGACGGGCACGTGAAGTGGGAGCAGCGCGCCACCACCGACCCCGACCGTATCCGCGCCGCATGGTCGGCGGGCGCGTTCAACGTCGGCATCGCCACCGGCCCCTCCGGCCTGGTCGTCGTCGACCTGGACGTGCCCAAGGAGAAAGACGGGAAGGGCGGTTCGGACGCGCCTTGCGGCGCGACGTCCTTTGCGGCGCTCTGCGAGCGCGCCGGACAGCCAGTCCCCCTCACCTACACGGTGCGGACCCCCAGCGGCGGACTCCACCTCTACTACGCCACACCACCCGGTACCCACCTGCGCAACAGCGCGCGGACCCTGGCCCCGAACGTCGACACCCGCGCATGGGGCGGAAACATCGTGGCCGCGGGCAGCACCACCCCTCACGGCGCCTACGAGGTCATCAACGACGCCCCCGTGACGGAACTGCCCGGCTGGCTGCTGCACCAGCTCCAGACCCCGCCGAAGCCGACAACGGCACCCGCTCCCCTCGCCATCCCCGGGGAGGCCACCCGCCGAGCCACAGTCGCCCTGGAACGGGAAGCAGCCGCGGTCAGCGGCACGTCTGAGGGCGGCCGGAACAACCGGCTGCTGACCGGCGCCCGCGCCATGGGGCGCTTCGTCGCCTGGAGCGAGATCACCCGGAACGTGGTCGAAGAGGCTTTTCAGGCCGCCGGCGAGGCGGCCGGACTCTCCCCGGCCGAGTGCCGGACCACCATCCGCAGCGCCCTGGACTGGTCCATCCGCACCGCCCGGCCACGGGAGGCAGCATGA
- a CDS encoding CPBP family intramembrane glutamic endopeptidase: protein MVIAFGVSWASWFTAVGLGGSATQAPTVLPYLFGAFGPLIGALVIRVRRGRRGEPAPEHVVRFRRTTLFWAPLLLALASATVLSAALLAHAASGPALSWDDAKEVMQDAGGPAAFLVSMVISGPLSEEPGWRGTAYPRMRASMGRFRVGLVLGVIWAVWHLPLFFIDGTVQNELGLKSPSGVLFAVSAIPMAMLTACAYERAGVVASIAVHFAVNTTMVLLDVKAPVTQAMIIGVQAILATLLLTTNRPTNKPATLIPTLTDHGAH from the coding sequence ATGGTCATCGCCTTCGGCGTGAGCTGGGCGTCCTGGTTCACGGCGGTCGGGCTCGGCGGATCGGCGACGCAGGCCCCCACGGTCCTGCCCTACCTCTTCGGCGCGTTCGGCCCGTTGATAGGCGCCCTGGTGATCCGGGTCCGCCGTGGCCGCCGCGGCGAGCCCGCCCCCGAGCATGTGGTCCGGTTCCGGCGGACCACCCTGTTCTGGGCGCCACTGCTCCTGGCGCTGGCCTCGGCGACCGTGCTGTCGGCCGCACTGCTGGCGCACGCGGCGAGCGGCCCCGCACTGAGCTGGGACGACGCGAAGGAAGTGATGCAGGACGCCGGCGGGCCCGCGGCGTTCCTCGTCAGCATGGTGATCTCCGGCCCGCTGTCCGAGGAGCCGGGCTGGCGCGGCACCGCCTACCCGAGGATGCGCGCGTCGATGGGGCGCTTCCGGGTCGGCCTGGTGCTGGGCGTCATCTGGGCCGTATGGCACCTGCCGCTGTTCTTCATCGACGGAACCGTCCAGAACGAACTGGGCCTGAAGTCCCCCAGCGGCGTGCTCTTCGCCGTCAGCGCCATCCCAATGGCCATGCTCACCGCCTGCGCCTACGAACGCGCCGGCGTCGTCGCGTCGATCGCGGTGCATTTCGCGGTCAACACGACGATGGTCCTACTGGACGTCAAGGCCCCCGTCACCCAGGCCATGATCATCGGAGTCCAGGCCATCCTGGCAACCCTCCTCCTGACCACCAACCGCCCCACCAACAAGCCCGCCACGTTGATCCCCACCCTCACCGATCACGGGGCTCACTGA
- a CDS encoding DUF3631 domain-containing protein: MTSTTPPAPSIDGAALLNEVEQHHRRFNVFPSEHAYVAVTLWDAHAHLISAFDSTPRIAFLSPEPGSGKSRALEIVETLVPNRLVAAHATANAMYRAVGDTDNLPTVLFDEVDTIFGPKAGDNESLRGFINAGHRRGVGVLRCVGDGSNQEATEFQTFCAVAMAGLGSLPDTILTRSVIIRMRKRAPNEDIQSYRQRVHEKQGHALRDRLAKWADQVRDQVENAWPELPEGISDRPADVWEPLLAVADAAGGNWPERARAACLELVAAAKEGDKASVGVQLLTDLRDKVFCGADRMPTAAILECLHAIEDAPWGDMDGNGKELTPRVLSKMLGEYVTAANKPIRPRSIRTAGGVPKGYYAEDLADAWLRYCPPAPEKSATSATSATPQVSRGENVADPLPDIRYITDRPATPALGVRRA; the protein is encoded by the coding sequence ATGACCAGCACCACCCCACCCGCGCCGTCCATCGACGGCGCCGCCCTGCTCAACGAGGTCGAGCAGCACCACCGGCGCTTCAACGTCTTCCCCAGCGAGCACGCGTACGTGGCCGTCACGCTGTGGGACGCCCACGCGCATCTCATCAGCGCCTTCGACTCCACCCCCAGGATCGCCTTCCTGTCCCCCGAACCCGGCTCGGGGAAGTCCCGCGCGCTGGAGATCGTGGAGACCCTGGTTCCCAACCGGCTCGTGGCCGCGCACGCCACCGCCAACGCCATGTACCGAGCCGTCGGCGACACCGACAACCTGCCCACGGTCCTGTTCGATGAGGTAGATACCATCTTCGGCCCCAAGGCCGGGGACAACGAGTCCCTGAGGGGCTTCATCAACGCAGGACACCGCCGGGGCGTCGGCGTCCTGCGCTGCGTCGGCGACGGCTCCAACCAGGAAGCGACTGAGTTCCAGACCTTCTGTGCCGTGGCCATGGCCGGACTCGGCTCGCTCCCGGACACGATCCTGACCCGCTCGGTCATCATCCGCATGCGCAAGCGCGCACCCAACGAGGACATCCAGTCCTACCGGCAGCGTGTCCACGAGAAGCAGGGCCACGCCCTGCGGGACCGGCTCGCCAAGTGGGCCGACCAGGTGCGCGACCAGGTGGAGAACGCTTGGCCGGAGCTGCCCGAGGGCATCAGCGACCGGCCCGCGGACGTCTGGGAGCCCCTGCTCGCCGTCGCCGACGCGGCCGGCGGCAACTGGCCCGAGCGGGCCCGCGCCGCATGCCTTGAGCTGGTCGCCGCGGCCAAGGAAGGCGACAAGGCGTCCGTAGGCGTGCAACTGCTGACCGACCTGCGGGACAAGGTGTTCTGCGGCGCGGACCGCATGCCCACCGCCGCGATCCTGGAATGCCTCCACGCGATCGAGGACGCCCCGTGGGGCGACATGGACGGCAACGGCAAGGAACTCACCCCCCGGGTGCTGTCCAAGATGCTGGGCGAGTACGTCACCGCAGCCAACAAGCCCATCCGGCCCCGCTCCATCCGCACGGCCGGCGGGGTGCCCAAGGGGTACTACGCCGAAGACCTCGCCGACGCTTGGTTGCGCTACTGCCCCCCGGCCCCGGAGAAGTCCGCTACATCCGCTACATCCGCTACACCGCAGGTCAGCAGGGGTGAAAACGTAGCGGATCCGCTTCCCGACATCCGCTACATCACCGACCGGCCCGCTACACCCGCTCTCGGCGTCCGTCGCGCATAG
- a CDS encoding sporulation protein: MADQNARLAALMQEGDFSHKSLARAVVAAAARSGEVITCDHTYVTRWLKGSIPRGNLPQFIADAVGRKVGRQLTIDDIGMGNAAVSAVQPELGLNFADKPESTVKTVTDLWRADLADAQALVRAQPDSAAWNTASLRWIVAPPDGELTRLGNRAVGVVDVDMVRSTADAFSMLDGKFGGGHARRALIQYLHTDVRPMLDGKYSDAIGKELHSAVAEALLLAGWMSYDSGLHGIAQRYLIQALRMTQAAGDRLLGGSVLSAMSHQATFLGRYQDAATLARAAYTGPAGVLGPTMDAQFHAMEARALARLGDERGCDLALAEAERRLGQRTADSDPPYIAYFDEVELAAEIGHCFRDLGRSAEAAERGTGSIFGDGLNNRSDFFATMVQAESYINQGEIGQGFSIALNALQLGEGLKSARCIEYVREFQGRVTDGMRRATDFREFEEKARGFRLWQQAG, translated from the coding sequence ATGGCAGACCAGAACGCCAGACTGGCCGCGCTCATGCAGGAAGGCGACTTCTCGCACAAGTCCCTTGCCCGCGCGGTGGTCGCTGCTGCTGCCCGGTCAGGCGAGGTCATCACCTGTGACCACACGTACGTCACCAGATGGCTCAAGGGCTCCATACCGCGCGGCAACTTGCCCCAGTTCATCGCCGACGCCGTGGGGCGCAAGGTGGGCCGCCAACTCACGATCGATGACATCGGGATGGGCAACGCGGCGGTCTCCGCCGTACAGCCGGAGCTTGGTCTTAACTTCGCGGACAAGCCGGAGAGCACGGTCAAGACCGTGACTGACCTCTGGCGGGCCGACCTCGCCGACGCCCAGGCGCTGGTACGAGCACAGCCGGACTCCGCAGCCTGGAACACCGCTTCCCTGCGTTGGATCGTCGCCCCTCCGGACGGTGAACTCACGCGTTTGGGAAACCGCGCGGTCGGCGTCGTGGACGTGGACATGGTGCGCTCGACAGCCGACGCGTTCAGCATGCTTGACGGAAAGTTCGGTGGCGGTCACGCGCGACGGGCCCTGATCCAGTACCTGCATACGGATGTCCGTCCGATGCTTGATGGGAAGTACTCCGACGCCATAGGCAAAGAACTGCATTCGGCTGTCGCCGAAGCTCTCCTACTCGCCGGTTGGATGTCGTACGACAGCGGCCTACACGGGATTGCTCAGCGCTACCTCATCCAGGCTCTACGCATGACGCAAGCGGCCGGTGACAGACTTCTCGGCGGGAGTGTCCTGTCCGCAATGAGCCATCAGGCCACGTTCCTGGGGAGATACCAGGACGCGGCCACCCTCGCCCGTGCTGCGTACACGGGCCCCGCCGGCGTCCTTGGGCCCACGATGGACGCCCAGTTCCATGCGATGGAGGCACGGGCCCTCGCCCGTCTCGGGGACGAGCGAGGCTGTGACCTCGCCCTTGCGGAGGCGGAACGCAGGCTGGGCCAACGGACAGCAGACAGCGACCCGCCGTACATCGCGTATTTCGACGAAGTAGAGCTTGCAGCCGAGATAGGTCACTGCTTCCGCGACCTGGGCCGCTCCGCCGAAGCCGCGGAACGGGGCACGGGCTCCATCTTCGGCGATGGCCTGAACAATCGCAGCGACTTCTTTGCGACGATGGTTCAGGCTGAGTCGTACATCAACCAAGGGGAGATCGGCCAGGGTTTCAGCATTGCGCTGAACGCGCTACAACTTGGTGAGGGCTTGAAGTCTGCGCGCTGCATTGAGTACGTACGGGAGTTCCAGGGGCGAGTCACGGATGGAATGAGGCGGGCCACAGACTTTCGCGAATTCGAGGAAAAGGCCCGTGGCTTCCGCCTCTGGCAGCAGGCCGGTTGA
- a CDS encoding GntR family transcriptional regulator, whose protein sequence is MPQRSPRGTYLEVSEALRERIRKGEITEALPSQAALMSEYSLSRSTIERALAALKADGVIESVQGAGWYVAGSGDRRPLVEKVTDLLRADGVKVGDRFPTEKELCDRFGASRTAVRSAIAQMEGQGLIGKGAARGREVRALPVGQGTQTA, encoded by the coding sequence GTGCCGCAGCGCAGTCCGCGAGGTACGTACCTGGAGGTCTCGGAAGCTCTCCGCGAGAGGATCAGGAAGGGCGAGATCACAGAAGCGTTGCCGTCTCAGGCAGCGCTCATGAGTGAGTACAGCTTGAGCCGCAGCACCATCGAACGGGCTCTTGCTGCCCTCAAGGCTGACGGCGTAATCGAGTCCGTACAGGGCGCCGGGTGGTACGTCGCGGGGAGCGGCGACCGCCGGCCGTTGGTCGAGAAGGTGACCGACCTGTTGCGGGCCGATGGGGTCAAGGTCGGCGACCGCTTCCCCACCGAGAAGGAGCTGTGCGACCGGTTCGGGGCGTCGCGGACTGCCGTCCGTTCCGCCATCGCGCAGATGGAAGGGCAAGGGCTCATCGGCAAGGGTGCGGCGCGAGGGCGGGAAGTCCGAGCGTTGCCAGTTGGACAGGGGACCCAGACGGCATGA
- a CDS encoding DUF7221 family queuine tRNA-ribosyltransferase-like protein, with translation MRFYLTTHKRHWVRLTEVPLFLKSEHFVKAVKLDPAHGPYAVDSGGFSELQRHGRWTRGPRQYVDDLRRIRECVGPFDWAAPQDWMCEPIMVQGGTVGGQRFVGTHLSIAEHQRRTVANYLELRELAPDLPIVPVLQGWDLPDYERCVALYERAGVDLTREPTVGLGSVCRRQATREAVAIVTTLAGHGLKLHGFGFKTIGLQRVGHLMASADSAAWSYHARKRPPMPGHTHKNCANCLPYALAWRLRVLAALPGWQQPLLNAA, from the coding sequence ATGCGGTTCTACCTGACCACCCACAAGCGACACTGGGTGCGCTTAACCGAGGTGCCGCTGTTCCTGAAGTCGGAGCACTTCGTGAAGGCGGTCAAGCTCGACCCCGCTCACGGCCCGTACGCGGTGGACTCCGGTGGCTTCTCGGAGCTCCAGCGTCATGGCCGCTGGACCCGTGGCCCGCGTCAGTACGTCGATGATCTGCGCCGCATCCGGGAGTGCGTGGGCCCGTTCGACTGGGCCGCTCCGCAGGACTGGATGTGCGAGCCGATCATGGTCCAGGGCGGCACGGTCGGCGGACAGCGCTTCGTCGGCACCCACCTGAGCATCGCGGAGCATCAGCGCCGCACCGTGGCCAACTACCTGGAGCTCCGGGAACTGGCGCCGGACCTGCCGATCGTGCCCGTGCTCCAGGGCTGGGATCTCCCAGACTACGAACGGTGCGTGGCCCTGTATGAGCGGGCCGGGGTCGACCTGACCCGGGAACCCACCGTCGGACTTGGCTCCGTCTGCCGACGGCAAGCCACCCGCGAAGCCGTCGCCATCGTCACCACCCTCGCCGGACACGGGCTGAAGCTGCATGGCTTCGGCTTCAAGACCATCGGCCTACAGCGAGTCGGCCACCTGATGGCCTCCGCCGACTCCGCCGCATGGAGCTACCACGCCCGCAAGCGCCCGCCCATGCCCGGCCACACCCACAAGAACTGCGCCAACTGCCTGCCCTACGCGCTGGCCTGGCGCCTGCGCGTGCTCGCCGCGCTTCCCGGCTGGCAACAGCCCCTGCTCAACGCGGCCTAA
- the ssb gene encoding single-stranded DNA-binding protein: MSFGETTITIIGNLTADPELKFTDNGSALAKFTVASTPRTFDKDSGQWRDGTSTFFRCAAWRSLAEHVAESLTKGSRVVLSGRIRQHNWQTPEGENRSMLAVEVDDIGASLRFTTVDINGKRTNGPARSDSPWNTSGNPAEPGNEPPF; this comes from the coding sequence ATGTCGTTCGGAGAGACCACGATCACCATCATCGGCAACCTGACCGCCGACCCCGAGCTGAAGTTCACCGACAACGGATCGGCGCTGGCGAAGTTCACCGTCGCCTCCACCCCGCGCACCTTCGACAAGGACTCCGGTCAGTGGCGCGACGGCACCTCCACCTTCTTCCGCTGCGCCGCCTGGCGCTCCCTGGCCGAGCACGTCGCCGAGAGCCTGACCAAGGGTTCCCGCGTGGTGCTCTCCGGCCGGATCCGTCAGCACAACTGGCAGACCCCGGAGGGTGAGAACCGGTCCATGCTCGCCGTCGAGGTGGACGACATCGGCGCCTCCCTCCGCTTCACCACCGTCGACATCAACGGCAAGCGCACCAACGGCCCCGCCCGCTCCGACTCCCCGTGGAACACCTCGGGCAACCCCGCGGAGCCGGGCAACGAGCCGCCGTTCTAA
- a CDS encoding phosphotransferase enzyme family protein: MTTTELTEFDADAAGAILRKACEVADVDPDGIEMLRFGDHAVFRIDGGRIVSRVGRSSDRLPSVQREVAVAGWLAAEGYPAARLVTAATQPVVVQGHPVTFWEGLADGEKYASTGEMGVLLRQLHELEPPHFSLPPLQPFDKVAQRLSRAAIPDATRTFLRSMADDLEAEYSRLRFALPVGHLHGDFNVGNVLRDETSHPKVIDLDGFVTGPREWDLMQTAMYYDSFGWHTEAEYADFVAGYGFDVREWSGYAVLRSIRELLMVTWLSQNAGTDSRAADEVEKRVETLRSGGSRRNWAPF; the protein is encoded by the coding sequence ATGACGACGACCGAGCTCACCGAGTTCGACGCGGACGCGGCAGGGGCCATTCTGCGTAAGGCGTGCGAGGTTGCCGACGTGGACCCGGACGGAATTGAGATGCTGCGATTCGGGGACCACGCGGTATTTCGAATTGACGGCGGTCGGATCGTCTCGCGGGTGGGGCGAAGTTCCGACCGACTTCCCTCTGTGCAAAGGGAAGTAGCGGTGGCGGGATGGCTCGCCGCTGAGGGATATCCGGCGGCACGACTTGTCACAGCAGCAACACAGCCGGTCGTCGTTCAGGGCCATCCGGTTACGTTCTGGGAAGGTCTCGCCGACGGAGAAAAGTACGCGAGTACGGGCGAGATGGGTGTACTACTGAGGCAGCTTCACGAATTGGAACCGCCGCATTTTTCTCTCCCGCCTCTTCAGCCTTTCGACAAGGTTGCGCAGCGTCTGAGTCGTGCCGCTATCCCGGATGCAACCCGCACTTTCCTCCGGTCCATGGCGGACGATTTGGAAGCGGAGTACAGTCGTCTCCGGTTCGCGCTTCCGGTGGGGCATCTGCACGGTGACTTCAATGTCGGCAACGTCTTGCGTGACGAGACCAGCCACCCCAAGGTCATCGACTTGGACGGGTTCGTCACAGGCCCGCGAGAGTGGGACCTTATGCAGACAGCCATGTACTACGACAGCTTCGGTTGGCATACAGAAGCCGAGTACGCCGATTTTGTCGCCGGATACGGGTTCGACGTACGGGAATGGTCCGGGTACGCCGTCCTACGCAGCATCCGCGAATTGCTGATGGTTACATGGCTCTCGCAGAATGCTGGTACTGATTCGCGTGCAGCGGATGAAGTCGAGAAGCGGGTGGAAACCCTCCGGTCGGGTGGCTCTCGCCGAAATTGGGCGCCTTTCTAG
- a CDS encoding excisionase family DNA-binding protein, with product MDTPQLAEATDPTLVLLTVEEAARRLRIGRTTCFALIRAGELESIPVGRLRRVPADALAEYVARCRAQQRAA from the coding sequence ATGGACACCCCACAACTTGCTGAGGCCACTGATCCCACCCTCGTCCTGCTGACCGTCGAAGAAGCTGCCCGCCGACTCCGCATCGGCCGGACCACATGCTTCGCGCTCATCCGTGCCGGAGAGCTGGAGTCCATCCCGGTTGGCCGTCTTCGACGCGTCCCCGCTGACGCGCTCGCCGAATACGTCGCTCGCTGTCGCGCTCAGCAGCGCGCCGCCTGA
- a CDS encoding RRQRL motif-containing zinc-binding protein, with the protein MSAVFGRCYDPTGALHGVPTYPWRLAPDGLATRRQLRARGSRPGGQPIAAQVMRVNRRTGEVRVAYLYRVDRAKPVRPMTSRKWGALALAMLARRTCPRCRLDVGYCIPRSRGICGVCIATEEQATT; encoded by the coding sequence ATGTCCGCCGTGTTCGGCCGGTGCTACGACCCGACCGGCGCCTTGCACGGCGTGCCTACTTACCCGTGGCGCCTGGCTCCCGACGGGTTGGCCACCCGCCGACAGCTCCGTGCCCGGGGCTCACGGCCTGGCGGTCAGCCGATCGCGGCGCAGGTGATGCGGGTCAACCGCCGCACGGGGGAGGTGCGGGTGGCCTACCTCTACCGCGTCGACCGGGCCAAGCCGGTCCGTCCGATGACCTCCCGCAAGTGGGGCGCGCTCGCGCTGGCGATGCTCGCCCGCCGCACCTGCCCCCGCTGCCGGCTGGACGTCGGCTACTGCATACCGCGCTCGCGCGGCATCTGCGGGGTGTGCATCGCCACCGAGGAACAGGCCACCACCTAA